DNA from Thermomicrobium roseum DSM 5159:
GCAGTCGGGACCAGCGGCGGCAGCCACGCGACGAGGTTGAAGGATGTCACGTTGAGGTCGTCGACGAGGCAACGCACGACCCGATTCATGACTCGGGCGAGATCATCGTCGAAGGCAGTGGACAAGAGAACCGTCTCTTTCTCTTTGAGCGGCGTGAGACTCGCGTACACGCGGATACCGTTGACGGACTTGCCGAGACCGAGTGCCTGGTGAATCCGAAACAGATCGTCGAAGTACCCACGCCCCATCTCGGTCCTGTAGCGCACCGCGGCACGCCGCTCACGCTCCACCTTTCCGTAGTGCATCCCACGGGTGAGGCTGACCTGCGCGTGCCCATGAGGAATCGATGCGCCACTTTTCCAGAGGCAATTCCACATGAAGAAGGGATAGACCGCTGCGCAATCGACCTGGTGAGCTCGCTCGAACCACCCACGAGCGACCTCGACCATCTCGCGCACCAACGGCTCATCGAAAGCCAAGGGATCATGCTCGCGGAAAATGATGACTCCATGGAGGCCATCGTACTTGGCGATGTTGCTCGCGGTCATGACGTAGCGTCCCCGGATGCGACCGAAGACATCCTCGGGCGTGTTGTATTCCGGTTCGCAGAATGGATCGGGCGCAGTGCGCGCCAGTTCGTCAGCCAGTTCGACCGGTATCCGCGCCTCCAGCGGCCGGCGCGCCCGCAACTCGTTGAACAGCGTCGCGTCGAGCGTCCACCGGTTGGTCACTTTGACGATCCGTTGCCGCAGCACCGCCTCCGGGGAACCGAAGTAGCGCTCGACCCACTTCCGCATGTGATCAGGAAGGACCAGTTCCCCGATCGTGACATCGACATCGAACAGGTCCCGGAACGCCTGCTGCAACGCCGGCTCCAGCGTCTCGATCGCCTCGAGCAGCCAGAGAATCGATCGCTGGCTGACGCTGCTGGGCACTCCATCGCTGGAACAGGCCATCCGTCTCCCCTTCCTCCTCAGCGGACTGTCTCGAGCGCGCCGGTTCGCCGCAGCGCCGCGACACGCTCGTACACTGCCAGATATTCCTCCGCCGGTTGCTCCCAACTGACGTCGCACGACATGGCCGACCGGACGAGCCGCCACCAGCGTGCTGGCTCTCGGTACTCAGCTCGCGCGCGCTCGATCGCCTCGAGCAGAGCGCCCGGTTCCGGCTCCTCGAAAAGGAAACCGTTCCCTCGCTGACCGTCCCACTCCACGACAGTATCGGCCAGTCCACCGGTTCGCCGGACGATCGGTATCGCTCCGTACCGCAAGCCGAGCAGCTGGCCGAGTCCGCACGGCTCGAAGCGCGATGGCAAGAGCACGACATCAGCCCCGGCGTAGATCCGGCGGGCGAGCACCGCATCGAACGTGAGGCGCACTGCGACGCGGTCAGGATATCGTTCAGCCAGTGCGGCGAACTGCCGCCCGATTTCCGGTTCGCCAACCCCCAGGACCGCCAGCTGCATACCGCGCGACACGAGCTCGTCGCCGAGTGCCAGAACGAGATCCAAACCTTTCCGGTGGTCCAATCTCGAGACGATGCCGATCAGGAACGAATCGGGTTCCACAGCGAGGCCGAGTTCCCCCTGCAGCGCTCGTTTGCAGAGCGAGCGGGCTTCTGGATGCTCCACATCGTAGCGGGCTGCCAACACCGGATCGCTCGCCGGATCGTAAAAGGTCGTATCGATCCCATTGCGAATCCCGACCAGGGCATCGCTGCGGTACCGGAGCAGCCCATCCAACCCTTCACCGAATTCCGGCGTCTGAATCTCGCGCGCATAGGTCGGGCTCACCGTCGTGATCACGTCCGCCACGTGGATGCCGCGGGCGAGCACGTTGATCGTACCCGGGAACCGCTGCCACTCTTCGAACAAGAGTTCATGCGCCTCGAAGCCCAGTCGCCGCGCGTAGGCGATATCGGTTATTCCCTGATGCGCTAGGTTGTGGATCGTCAACACCAATCCCGGCGAGGGGCGATCCGATTCGTCGTCCCGCCAGCGATGAAGCCAGACGAGCGTCAACGCGGTATGCCAGTCATTGGCGTGGACAATGCCGACTGGGAAGAGCTGGACGAGTTCCGCAGCTGCTCGCGAAAACACGAAGAACCGCTCCCGATCGCGCGGCTCGTCATAGACGACGGGAGCACCGAACAGCCGCTCGGACCGCAAGAGCAGGACCGGGACGCGATTTGCTAACCAGGCTCGTCCCACCTGGAACGTCTCCACGCCTCCATCGAGTGGAACCGCGAGCCGGATCGGGAGTTCGGTCACTGGGACACGATCCTCGATGCCACCGTACCAGGGTGTCAGGATAACGATCGGCACCCCACGCTCAGCCAGCGCCAGCGGTAGCGAGCCAGCCACATCCCCCAGTCCGCCGACTTTGGAGAATGGCGCGACCTCAGCGCTCAGATAGAGAACGACTGGAAGACTCGCTCGTTTGGCTCGGTCGTTGCACAGCATCATGCGCCCGCCTCGTTCCCACTCACGACCATACCACGGTCGCGATCGGGTTCACCGTTTCCCCGCTGGGCACGACCGCACCGGGGAAGTCGCTTTCCTTGACCTCGGGCCCGATCAACACGTTGCGTCCGATCCGTACCCCGGGCGGCACGACCGCATTGCGCCCCACTAGGGTGATTCCGGTATTCAGCCGACTGGGCTCCAACCAGTTCGGGGAGTTGTCGTCCCCCCAGCCGAGGTACGCATTGGCGCCGATCGTCACGTGCTTGTCGATGATGCAGCGATCGACGACCGCTCCTGGCCCGATCACCGAATCGGTCATCACGATCGAATCGCGCACCACCGCTCCTGCCTTCACGATCACGCCGGGCGAGAGGATCGACCGGATGACGGTCGCGCCTTCCACGATGCACCCATTGGAAAGCAAGCTCCGGATCACCGTCGCTCCTTCGAGAATCTTGGCCGGTGGCCGCTCCTCGCTGCGGGTATGAATCCGCCAGTTGGGG
Protein-coding regions in this window:
- a CDS encoding glycogen synthase; this encodes MMLCNDRAKRASLPVVLYLSAEVAPFSKVGGLGDVAGSLPLALAERGVPIVILTPWYGGIEDRVPVTELPIRLAVPLDGGVETFQVGRAWLANRVPVLLLRSERLFGAPVVYDEPRDRERFFVFSRAAAELVQLFPVGIVHANDWHTALTLVWLHRWRDDESDRPSPGLVLTIHNLAHQGITDIAYARRLGFEAHELLFEEWQRFPGTINVLARGIHVADVITTVSPTYAREIQTPEFGEGLDGLLRYRSDALVGIRNGIDTTFYDPASDPVLAARYDVEHPEARSLCKRALQGELGLAVEPDSFLIGIVSRLDHRKGLDLVLALGDELVSRGMQLAVLGVGEPEIGRQFAALAERYPDRVAVRLTFDAVLARRIYAGADVVLLPSRFEPCGLGQLLGLRYGAIPIVRRTGGLADTVVEWDGQRGNGFLFEEPEPGALLEAIERARAEYREPARWWRLVRSAMSCDVSWEQPAEEYLAVYERVAALRRTGALETVR